One Streptomyces lincolnensis genomic region harbors:
- a CDS encoding M14 family metallopeptidase, translating to MRLRIRGSGGRRRYAAFAAVLALTLAAPLSANADSAAKPVPSADDIRQYEVHMHSDSKSRTALQRSGVTVDDADDHSVYVSGRADQVKKLRQQGYDVTPMGAVPDRSNGEDDVRLLDFPSADSRYHNYAEMNAEITTRLSAYPNIMSRRVIGKSYQGRDIVAIKISDNVASDEAEPEVLFTHHQHAREHLTVEMALYLIRELGAGYGSDSRVTNMVNGREIWIIPDLNPDGGEYDIASGSYRSWRKNRQPNSGSSYVGTDMNRNWNYRWGCCGGSSGSPSSDTYRGSAAESATEVKVVADFVRSRIVGGTQQIKAGVDFHTYSELVLWPFGYTTADTTTGMTADDRNAFATVGQKMAASNGYTAEQSSDLYITDGSIDDYLWGTHKIFGYTFEMYPSSSGGGGFYPPDEVIERETSRNRDAVLQLLENADCMYRSIGKQAQYCA from the coding sequence ATGCGACTCCGCATACGCGGCTCGGGCGGCCGCAGACGCTACGCCGCGTTCGCCGCCGTCCTCGCCCTCACCCTCGCGGCCCCCCTCTCCGCGAACGCGGACAGCGCCGCGAAGCCCGTCCCCTCGGCCGACGACATCCGCCAGTACGAAGTGCACATGCACTCGGACTCCAAGTCCCGTACGGCACTTCAGCGATCCGGTGTCACGGTGGACGACGCCGACGACCACTCCGTCTACGTCTCCGGACGCGCGGACCAGGTCAAGAAGCTCCGGCAGCAGGGCTACGACGTCACGCCGATGGGCGCGGTGCCGGACCGGTCGAACGGCGAGGACGACGTACGGCTCCTCGACTTCCCCTCCGCCGACTCCCGCTACCACAACTACGCCGAGATGAACGCGGAGATCACCACGCGGCTCTCCGCCTACCCGAACATCATGAGCCGGCGCGTGATCGGCAAGTCGTACCAGGGCCGGGACATCGTCGCGATCAAGATCAGCGACAACGTGGCGAGCGACGAGGCCGAGCCGGAGGTGCTGTTCACCCACCACCAGCACGCCCGCGAGCACCTCACCGTCGAGATGGCGCTGTACCTCATCCGCGAACTGGGCGCCGGCTACGGTTCCGACTCCCGCGTCACCAACATGGTCAACGGCCGCGAGATCTGGATCATCCCGGACCTCAACCCCGACGGCGGCGAGTACGACATCGCCAGCGGCTCCTACCGGTCGTGGCGCAAGAACCGGCAGCCCAACTCCGGTTCCTCGTACGTCGGTACGGACATGAACCGCAACTGGAACTACCGGTGGGGCTGCTGCGGCGGCTCGTCCGGGTCACCGTCCTCCGACACGTACCGGGGTTCGGCCGCCGAGTCCGCGACCGAGGTGAAGGTGGTCGCCGACTTCGTCCGCAGCCGGATCGTGGGCGGCACCCAGCAGATCAAGGCGGGCGTCGACTTCCACACGTACAGCGAACTGGTGCTGTGGCCCTTCGGGTACACCACCGCCGACACGACGACGGGGATGACGGCGGACGACCGGAACGCCTTCGCGACGGTCGGACAGAAGATGGCCGCGAGCAACGGCTACACGGCGGAGCAGTCGAGCGACCTGTACATCACCGACGGGTCGATCGACGACTACCTCTGGGGTACGCACAAGATCTTCGGCTACACCTTCGAGATGTACCCCTCCTCCAGCGGGGGCGGCGGTTTCTACCCGCCCGACGAGGTCATCGAGCGGGAGACGTCCCGCAACCGGGACGCGGTGCTCCAACTGCTGGAGAACGCGGACTGCATGTACCGGTCCATCGGCAAGCAGGCCCAGTACTGCGCCTAG
- a CDS encoding LuxR C-terminal-related transcriptional regulator — protein sequence MGGSAPRRDHLLPVETTSFVDRRHEQAQGRELLARARLVTLTGPGGVGKTRLAARVAARVQRAFPDGVRFVHLAGLHDPALVPLAVADALGLHDHSARPPLAALVEHVRDQRLLLVVDNCEHLLTACAELATALLRGTTGVRVLATSRHRLGLTEEHLLDVRPLPVPDPDGDLSAADGYPALALFADRAAAVDPGFQLTAANRAAVARLCQRLDGLPLAIELAAVRMRVLGVEQLLERLDDRYRLLTSGSPTVLPRHQTLRAAVDWSHELCTERERLVWARLSVPAGGFDLETAEAVCADGEQVLSYDVLEAVAGLVDKSVLCREPGPDGVRYRLLDTLRHYGLSRLRAREGEELATRRRHRDWMQERAAACERAWFGPRQREIVTRLRADQDNLRVALEFGCAGAGAGAGAGAGAGAGAGAGLTDGRGAGVGDGRGVGEAEGGGAASFPARVPASAPAPASAPAPASAHALVSAPDPASASPTDRLAGLRLAGTLWFYWHACGAPREGRYWLDRALEANPEPTRERARGLWVAGLLAGCPEDLTRGRRRAEEARALAHRLGDAAEAAHADYAIGVIRLFADDLPAALTHFEASVARGRVPGQHLSLVGLDQVELACALGFLGEADRAVQICEQALRLCEAHGEQWVRSYVLRMLALAHTVKRDWPRAERHAREALRLKLAVNDTLGIALTLDLAALIATEGGAHERAAVLLGGADHVWTAVDRDRWGSRTLCATRHDSEQRVLSAIGRAAFTACYDRGAGLALPEIVGYALQEPGLPDHPPTPSPSQDAPPVHLTRREAQVAELVAQGLANQQIADRLVIARRTAEGHVERILTKLGFHNRSQIATWVTAQRVAAQPGPRRS from the coding sequence ATGGGCGGATCAGCGCCACGACGGGACCACCTCCTGCCGGTCGAGACGACCAGCTTCGTCGACCGGCGCCACGAACAGGCGCAGGGCCGCGAGCTGTTGGCCCGCGCCCGGCTGGTCACGCTCACCGGACCCGGCGGCGTCGGCAAGACCCGTCTCGCCGCACGCGTCGCGGCCCGGGTCCAACGCGCCTTCCCCGACGGCGTCCGCTTCGTGCACCTGGCCGGGCTGCACGACCCGGCCCTCGTCCCGCTCGCCGTCGCCGACGCCCTGGGTCTGCACGACCACTCCGCCCGGCCACCCCTGGCCGCCCTGGTGGAGCACGTACGCGACCAGCGCCTGCTCCTCGTCGTCGACAACTGCGAACACCTGCTGACCGCCTGCGCCGAACTCGCCACCGCCCTGCTGCGCGGCACCACCGGCGTCCGGGTCCTCGCCACCAGCCGCCACCGCCTCGGCCTCACCGAGGAACACCTCCTGGACGTACGGCCGTTGCCCGTCCCGGACCCGGACGGCGACCTCTCCGCCGCCGACGGCTACCCGGCCCTCGCCCTCTTCGCCGACCGCGCCGCCGCCGTCGACCCCGGTTTCCAGCTCACCGCCGCCAACCGCGCCGCCGTGGCCCGCCTGTGCCAACGCCTCGACGGACTCCCGCTAGCCATCGAACTCGCCGCCGTCCGCATGCGCGTCCTCGGCGTCGAACAACTCCTGGAACGCCTCGACGACCGCTACCGCCTCCTCACCTCCGGCAGCCCCACCGTCCTGCCCCGCCACCAGACGCTGCGCGCCGCCGTCGACTGGAGCCACGAACTGTGCACCGAGCGCGAGCGGTTGGTCTGGGCCCGGCTCTCCGTCCCGGCCGGCGGCTTCGACCTGGAGACCGCCGAGGCCGTGTGCGCCGACGGCGAGCAGGTGCTGTCGTACGACGTCCTCGAAGCCGTCGCCGGCCTCGTCGACAAGTCCGTCCTGTGCCGCGAACCCGGCCCCGACGGCGTCCGCTACCGCCTCCTCGACACCCTGCGCCACTACGGCCTGTCCCGCCTCCGCGCCCGCGAGGGCGAGGAACTCGCCACCCGCCGCCGCCACCGCGACTGGATGCAGGAACGCGCCGCGGCCTGCGAACGGGCGTGGTTCGGCCCGCGACAACGGGAGATCGTGACGCGGCTGCGGGCGGATCAGGACAACTTGCGGGTGGCGTTGGAGTTCGGTTGTGCGGGTGCGGGTGCGGGTGCGGGTGCGGGTGCGGGTGCGGGTGCGGGTGCGGGTGCGGGGCTGACGGACGGTCGGGGTGCGGGGGTTGGGGACGGGCGAGGCGTGGGGGAGGCGGAGGGCGGTGGCGCCGCGAGCTTCCCCGCCCGGGTTCCTGCCTCGGCCCCCGCTCCGGCCTCGGCCCCCGCTCCGGCCTCCGCCCACGCCCTGGTCTCCGCCCCGGATCCCGCCTCCGCCTCCCCCACCGACCGCCTGGCCGGCCTGCGGCTCGCCGGCACCCTCTGGTTCTACTGGCACGCGTGCGGTGCGCCGCGTGAGGGGCGGTACTGGCTGGACCGGGCGCTGGAGGCCAACCCCGAGCCGACGCGGGAGCGGGCCCGGGGACTGTGGGTCGCGGGGCTGCTGGCGGGCTGCCCCGAGGACCTCACCCGGGGCAGGCGCCGGGCCGAGGAGGCCCGCGCCCTGGCCCACCGCCTCGGTGACGCGGCCGAGGCGGCCCACGCCGACTACGCCATCGGCGTCATCCGCCTCTTCGCCGACGACCTCCCGGCCGCGCTGACCCACTTCGAGGCCTCCGTCGCCCGCGGCCGCGTCCCCGGCCAGCACCTCAGCCTCGTCGGCCTCGACCAGGTCGAACTCGCCTGCGCGCTCGGCTTCCTGGGCGAGGCGGACCGTGCCGTACAGATCTGCGAACAGGCCCTGCGCCTGTGCGAGGCACACGGAGAGCAGTGGGTGCGCTCCTACGTCCTGCGGATGCTCGCCCTCGCCCACACCGTGAAACGCGACTGGCCGCGCGCCGAACGGCACGCCCGCGAGGCCCTCCGCCTCAAACTCGCCGTCAACGACACCCTCGGCATCGCCCTCACCCTCGACCTGGCCGCGCTCATCGCCACGGAGGGCGGCGCCCACGAACGCGCGGCCGTCCTGCTCGGCGGCGCCGACCACGTCTGGACCGCCGTGGACCGCGACCGCTGGGGCTCACGGACGCTGTGCGCCACCCGCCACGACAGCGAACAGCGCGTCCTCTCCGCGATCGGCCGCGCCGCCTTCACCGCCTGCTACGACCGCGGCGCCGGCCTCGCCCTCCCCGAGATCGTCGGCTACGCCCTCCAGGAACCGGGTCTCCCCGACCACCCGCCCACCCCGTCCCCGTCGCAGGACGCCCCACCCGTCCACCTCACCCGCCGCGAGGCCCAGGTCGCCGAACTCGTCGCCCAAGGTCTCGCCAACCAACAGATCGCCGACCGCCTCGTGATCGCCCGCCGCACCGCCGAAGGCCATGTCGAACGCATCCTCACCAAACTCGGCTTCCACAACCGCAGCCAGATCGCCACGTGGGTTACGGCCCAACGGGTTGCCGCGCAGCCTGGACCGCGGCGGTCGTAG
- a CDS encoding MEDS domain-containing protein, whose amino-acid sequence MPTPFTHRMTTYGADDEFLTAALPFLTEALSTPDEPPPVAIAAPDKLDLLREALGNDIKHIALIPSTDWYTGSAANAVAQSADYLATHAGPGGRAHLLMEPVWNGRAGRDPRETAEWIRYEALANLLFAPFATTALCAYDTRTAPPTVIEAARRTHPDTDAYEDPARITAELDAVPLPPPPPDAHPLTGPTTTAATATAVRQWARARGLPVADAELFTEAITAASSTLGPVTDALLWGEAPSCVCELRTTRRVDDPLAGFVPPPTAELDPDQGLWFTRQVCAYVDIRDHPTGATVRLQYA is encoded by the coding sequence ATGCCCACCCCCTTCACCCACCGCATGACCACCTACGGCGCAGACGACGAATTCCTCACCGCAGCCCTCCCCTTCCTCACAGAAGCCCTGTCCACCCCCGATGAACCCCCACCCGTAGCCATCGCCGCCCCCGACAAACTCGACCTCCTCCGAGAAGCCCTGGGCAACGACATCAAGCACATCGCCCTCATCCCCAGCACGGACTGGTACACCGGCTCCGCGGCCAACGCCGTGGCGCAAAGCGCCGACTACCTGGCCACCCACGCCGGCCCCGGCGGCCGAGCCCACCTCCTCATGGAACCCGTGTGGAACGGCCGAGCAGGCCGCGACCCCCGCGAAACCGCGGAGTGGATCCGCTACGAGGCCCTCGCCAACCTCCTCTTCGCCCCGTTCGCGACCACAGCCCTGTGCGCCTACGACACCCGCACGGCGCCCCCCACCGTCATCGAGGCGGCCCGCCGCACCCACCCCGACACCGACGCCTACGAGGACCCGGCCCGCATCACGGCCGAACTGGACGCCGTACCGCTCCCCCCACCCCCGCCCGACGCCCACCCCCTCACCGGTCCGACCACCACCGCGGCCACCGCGACGGCCGTACGCCAATGGGCCCGCGCCCGCGGACTCCCCGTGGCGGACGCCGAGTTGTTCACGGAGGCGATCACCGCGGCGAGCAGCACCCTCGGCCCGGTCACCGACGCTCTCCTGTGGGGCGAGGCCCCGTCCTGCGTGTGCGAACTGCGTACGACCCGCCGCGTGGACGACCCCCTCGCCGGTTTCGTCCCGCCCCCCACCGCCGAACTGGACCCCGACCAGGGCCTGTGGTTCACCCGCCAGGTCTGCGCGTACGTCGACATCCGCGACCACCCCACGGGCGCGACGGTCCGCCTCCAATATGCGTAG
- a CDS encoding Uma2 family endonuclease: MTIASGNARQGASHRYKAMRDFVQSTDDSLPGKLEVTKEGIVHDMMAPVGPHELTTVHLRRRLEKVMPEEIVAHTGEPDVEDEAEGIMRRPDVMVIALSDMDVPGSFDPRTLLAAIEIVSRSNPDNDWVSKVRDYPLIGIPAYAIFDPRTGTGAVLTDIHATPEGPRYATRKDFVYGEDVTIGDWTISTDGLPRYQDPAAGA, from the coding sequence ATGACCATCGCCTCAGGCAACGCGCGACAGGGCGCCTCCCATCGGTACAAGGCCATGCGGGATTTCGTTCAGTCCACGGACGACTCTCTGCCCGGCAAGCTCGAAGTCACCAAGGAAGGGATCGTCCACGACATGATGGCGCCCGTCGGCCCGCATGAGCTGACCACCGTGCATCTCCGCAGACGCCTCGAAAAGGTGATGCCGGAAGAAATCGTGGCCCACACCGGGGAGCCCGACGTCGAGGACGAAGCCGAGGGAATCATGCGTCGGCCCGACGTGATGGTGATCGCTCTGTCGGACATGGACGTTCCGGGCTCCTTCGACCCCCGCACACTCCTCGCCGCCATCGAGATCGTCTCCCGCTCGAACCCGGACAACGACTGGGTGAGCAAGGTGCGCGACTATCCCCTGATCGGCATCCCGGCCTACGCGATCTTCGACCCCCGCACCGGCACCGGCGCCGTCCTCACCGACATCCACGCCACGCCCGAAGGCCCCCGTTACGCCACCCGTAAGGACTTCGTCTACGGCGAGGATGTCACCATCGGCGACTGGACGATCTCCACGGACGGGCTGCCGCGCTACCAGGACCCGGCAGCCGGGGCCTGA
- a CDS encoding helix-turn-helix domain-containing protein produces the protein MDTENPSVPPHAQSRVGANKHPNRRRPDTGGGLVHDNSRHTARFTVIGNHLAQHPELSGLAIGLAVYIQSLPSGARVDIKTLTVRFPEGATRIAAALRELEAHGYLRRERTRVSGGRIVTRTVSCNQPGNQHSDQPKPLSAGRLSPVSPAASALGRRPPRPLPAVPHPAHPAPALLQTATDLLIGLRRLDPRLLLSARDTGHLANGVAAWLERDVSVSAVRQALTSDLPSEGLRRPAALLAHRLAAQLPPPPAFRSAGPPPDVRHPLRNCDGCDRAFRAPAPGRCRGCRPDRSEAA, from the coding sequence ATGGATACCGAAAACCCTAGCGTGCCCCCGCACGCCCAGTCCCGCGTTGGCGCCAACAAGCACCCGAACCGGCGGCGCCCCGACACCGGTGGCGGGCTCGTGCACGACAACAGCCGTCACACCGCCCGCTTCACGGTGATCGGCAACCACCTCGCGCAGCACCCGGAGCTGTCGGGGCTGGCGATCGGGCTGGCCGTGTACATCCAGTCGCTGCCCAGCGGTGCTCGCGTCGACATCAAGACCCTGACCGTCCGGTTTCCCGAGGGGGCCACCCGTATCGCCGCCGCCCTGCGTGAGCTGGAGGCCCACGGCTATCTGCGTCGCGAGCGCACCCGCGTCTCAGGCGGCCGTATCGTCACCCGCACGGTCTCCTGCAATCAGCCGGGCAATCAGCACAGCGACCAGCCGAAGCCACTGTCCGCAGGACGCCTTTCTCCGGTTTCTCCGGCTGCTTCGGCTCTCGGGCGGCGCCCTCCGCGCCCCCTCCCCGCCGTACCACATCCGGCCCACCCCGCCCCCGCCCTGCTCCAGACCGCCACCGACCTCCTCATCGGGCTCCGGCGGCTTGATCCCCGGCTGCTCCTGTCCGCCCGGGACACCGGCCACCTCGCCAACGGCGTCGCCGCCTGGCTTGAGCGTGACGTCAGTGTCAGCGCCGTGCGGCAAGCGCTGACCAGCGATCTTCCTTCCGAGGGGCTGCGGCGGCCTGCCGCGCTGCTGGCGCACCGGCTGGCCGCTCAGCTGCCGCCTCCGCCGGCCTTCCGGAGCGCGGGGCCGCCGCCCGACGTACGCCATCCGCTTCGGAACTGCGACGGCTGCGACCGTGCCTTCCGTGCCCCCGCCCCCGGGCGCTGTCGCGGCTGCCGACCCGATCGCTCCGAGGCCGCCTAG
- a CDS encoding GntP family permease, which produces MSLPLAATAPAETPPHTGGLLLWIDGTAGLLTVAAIGIALLLFLIIKARLQPFVALLAVSIAVGLLAGLSVTELFGTVQRSDAVSTIESGMGGILGHVAIIIGLGTMLGAILEVSGGAEVLASRLLGVFGEKRAPLAMGMTGLIFGIPVFFDVGIFVLAPIVYAAAKRSGKSILLYCLPLLAGLSMTHAFLPPHPGPVAAAGLLHVDLGWVILMGVVCGIPAVLAAWAFSAWIGRRIFVAVPQDMVEAAEEARLAVVNEQREQGVAPREEPVPLGTVLGIIGTPLILILAATFSSIALDPSTGRSVIEFFGHPFVALTLALLLAYYLLGIRRGWSRKSLETVSTASLKPVGNILLVVGAGGVFGAILKASGVAQALSDTFNDVGLPIIVLSYLISVVLRVAQGSATVAIVTTAGIVAPLLAAGDHSQAFVALVIMAISAGSIFASHVNDGGFWMVAKYFGISERDTLKTWTVLETVLSVVGFVVAAVLSLFV; this is translated from the coding sequence ATGTCCCTTCCGCTCGCGGCGACCGCCCCCGCCGAGACCCCACCCCACACCGGAGGCCTGCTCCTCTGGATCGACGGCACCGCAGGGCTGCTGACGGTCGCCGCCATCGGTATCGCCCTGCTGCTCTTCCTGATCATCAAGGCCCGTCTCCAGCCCTTCGTCGCCCTCCTGGCCGTCTCCATAGCCGTCGGCCTGCTCGCCGGTCTGTCGGTCACCGAACTCTTCGGCACGGTCCAGCGCTCGGACGCCGTCTCCACCATCGAGTCCGGCATGGGCGGCATCCTCGGCCATGTCGCGATCATCATCGGCCTGGGCACCATGCTCGGTGCGATCCTCGAAGTCAGCGGCGGCGCCGAGGTGCTGGCGTCCAGACTGCTCGGGGTGTTCGGCGAGAAGCGGGCACCCCTCGCGATGGGCATGACCGGCCTCATCTTCGGCATCCCGGTCTTCTTCGACGTCGGCATCTTCGTCCTCGCGCCGATCGTCTACGCGGCGGCCAAGCGCAGCGGCAAGTCGATCCTGCTCTACTGCCTTCCGCTCCTCGCCGGTCTGTCCATGACCCACGCCTTCCTGCCCCCGCACCCCGGCCCGGTCGCCGCGGCCGGACTCCTCCACGTCGACCTCGGCTGGGTCATCCTCATGGGCGTCGTCTGCGGCATCCCGGCCGTGCTCGCCGCCTGGGCGTTCTCCGCCTGGATCGGCCGCCGCATCTTCGTCGCCGTACCGCAGGACATGGTCGAGGCGGCGGAGGAGGCCAGGCTCGCGGTCGTCAACGAGCAGCGCGAGCAGGGCGTCGCGCCCCGCGAGGAGCCGGTGCCGCTCGGCACGGTCCTCGGCATCATCGGCACCCCGCTGATCCTGATCCTCGCGGCCACCTTCTCCTCGATCGCCCTGGACCCCTCCACCGGCCGCTCGGTGATCGAGTTCTTCGGCCACCCCTTCGTGGCCCTCACCCTCGCCCTGCTCCTCGCGTACTACCTCCTCGGCATCCGCCGCGGCTGGTCCCGCAAGTCCCTGGAGACGGTGTCGACCGCCTCCCTCAAGCCGGTCGGCAACATCCTCCTCGTGGTCGGCGCGGGCGGTGTCTTCGGCGCGATCCTCAAGGCCAGCGGTGTCGCCCAGGCGCTGTCCGACACCTTCAACGACGTCGGCCTGCCGATCATCGTCCTGTCGTACCTGATCTCGGTCGTCCTGCGCGTCGCCCAGGGCTCCGCGACGGTCGCCATCGTCACGACCGCCGGCATCGTCGCCCCGCTCCTGGCCGCGGGCGACCACTCCCAGGCCTTCGTCGCCCTCGTCATCATGGCGATCTCCGCCGGCTCCATCTTCGCCTCCCACGTCAACGACGGCGGCTTCTGGATGGTCGCCAAGTACTTCGGCATCAGCGAACGCGACACCCTCAAGACGTGGACCGTCCTGGAGACGGTGCTGTCGGTGGTGGGGTTCGTGGTGGCGGCGGTGCTCAGCCTGTTCGTCTAG
- a CDS encoding DUF1266 domain-containing protein: MSFGPPPVGFGSSSGPAWTPPTAIERALLEAKGREDWAAYFTTLAQNRLYFEIRRDKADAEPGGTFPVFGHDLRTGGQVWAVYTAGMLPAPEPDRVFDRERLGWFATVWRPTDPPFIVVNPGSPCEAFLPTAPPNSAAWSQYDPRVGDPDPKHVLRALHVGGPLHGPVAHGLACGALLCVNNGSFWNAVAWHGTGYPNERKLLREWWGITTRAEWLSALAGLLACESHSGVWEFALQLRRTIARDFGGHVDVGYWRQAAANVIRANSEGSVVITEDGATKTEPRPESETEARIVGVQRLIGRIARYEARMRADGVLDDKRYVSSVDAWDLGRASKMARWGLGARFGTLEEAEAAVIRAGRSAALSYKSWPDFSAGYILGRCLHFDDEEFGDWYTEMVDAHRILMSDSGSPWLNIPFR; encoded by the coding sequence ATGTCATTCGGGCCTCCACCGGTCGGCTTCGGTTCCTCCAGCGGGCCCGCGTGGACCCCGCCGACCGCGATCGAGCGGGCGCTGTTGGAGGCCAAGGGGCGGGAGGACTGGGCGGCTTACTTCACCACGCTCGCGCAGAACCGGCTGTACTTCGAGATACGACGGGACAAGGCGGATGCCGAGCCCGGTGGGACTTTCCCCGTGTTCGGGCATGATCTGCGCACCGGAGGTCAGGTCTGGGCCGTGTACACCGCGGGGATGTTGCCCGCGCCGGAACCGGATCGGGTATTCGACAGGGAGCGCCTGGGTTGGTTCGCGACGGTGTGGCGGCCGACCGATCCTCCGTTCATCGTGGTCAACCCCGGAAGTCCGTGTGAGGCGTTCCTCCCGACGGCCCCACCGAATTCGGCCGCATGGTCCCAGTACGACCCACGCGTCGGCGATCCCGACCCGAAGCATGTGCTGCGCGCTCTTCACGTAGGGGGTCCACTGCACGGTCCGGTCGCGCACGGACTCGCCTGTGGCGCTCTGCTCTGTGTGAACAACGGCTCCTTCTGGAACGCCGTGGCCTGGCACGGAACGGGTTATCCCAACGAACGCAAGCTGCTCCGTGAGTGGTGGGGTATCACCACGCGTGCGGAGTGGCTGTCCGCCTTGGCCGGCCTGCTGGCCTGTGAATCGCACAGTGGTGTGTGGGAGTTCGCTCTCCAGCTGCGCCGGACCATTGCGCGTGACTTCGGTGGGCATGTGGACGTGGGGTACTGGCGGCAGGCCGCCGCCAATGTCATCCGCGCCAATTCCGAGGGGTCCGTCGTGATCACCGAGGACGGTGCGACAAAGACCGAGCCACGGCCGGAGTCCGAGACCGAGGCCCGGATCGTGGGTGTGCAGCGGCTGATCGGACGTATCGCGCGGTACGAGGCCCGCATGCGTGCCGACGGGGTGCTCGACGACAAGCGGTACGTCTCTTCCGTGGACGCCTGGGATCTCGGAAGGGCCTCGAAGATGGCGCGGTGGGGACTCGGGGCCCGGTTCGGGACCTTGGAGGAGGCTGAGGCAGCCGTCATCCGGGCGGGGCGTAGCGCGGCGCTGTCGTACAAGTCGTGGCCGGACTTCTCCGCCGGTTACATTCTCGGTCGTTGTCTGCACTTCGACGACGAGGAGTTCGGGGATTGGTACACCGAGATGGTCGACGCCCATCGGATCCTGATGTCCGACTCCGGTAGCCCTTGGCTCAACATTCCCTTCCGGTAG
- a CDS encoding Nramp family divalent metal transporter — MADTTGNTTTGAAPSAPRKSSWKYIGPGIVVAATGVGAGDLVATLIAGSNFGYTLLWAAVLGCLVKISLAEAAGRWHLSTGRTLFDGWASLGRWTTWFFIVYVVIWGFVYGAAAMSSSALPLQALFPDVMGLKWWAIACGLVGLVFVWFNKYEVFEKVMTVLVGVMFVVTVYLAIRVTPNLGHAFAGLLPVLPDEKDSVLNTLGLIGGVGGTITLAAYGYWVNAKGWTNTGWMKVMRLDNRVAYATTGIFVVAMLFVGAELLHSANVAIASGDKGLIQLSDILEDKYGTATAKFFLIGFFATSFTSLIGVWHGVSLMFADFVARYRKRGEVKGEEVASGAREKSWPFRAYLLWLTFPPIILLFQGQPFRLIILYGVLGAAFLPFLAGTLIWLLNSSRVPTEWRNGLLSNAMLAIAGLLFLVLCVKQIWDQPWADFF; from the coding sequence ATGGCGGACACCACGGGCAACACAACGACAGGCGCGGCCCCTTCGGCACCGCGAAAGTCCAGTTGGAAGTACATCGGCCCCGGCATCGTCGTGGCCGCGACGGGCGTCGGCGCGGGCGACCTCGTCGCCACCCTCATCGCGGGCAGCAACTTCGGCTACACCCTCCTGTGGGCCGCGGTCCTCGGCTGCCTGGTCAAGATCTCCCTCGCCGAGGCGGCCGGCCGCTGGCACCTCTCCACCGGCCGCACCCTGTTCGACGGCTGGGCGAGCCTGGGCCGCTGGACGACGTGGTTCTTCATCGTCTACGTCGTGATCTGGGGCTTCGTCTACGGCGCGGCGGCGATGTCGTCGAGCGCGCTCCCCCTCCAGGCCCTGTTCCCGGACGTCATGGGCCTGAAGTGGTGGGCGATCGCCTGTGGCCTGGTCGGCCTGGTCTTCGTCTGGTTCAACAAGTACGAGGTCTTCGAGAAGGTCATGACGGTCCTGGTGGGCGTCATGTTCGTCGTCACGGTCTACCTGGCGATCCGGGTCACCCCGAACCTCGGCCACGCCTTCGCGGGCCTGCTCCCCGTCCTGCCGGACGAGAAGGACTCCGTCCTCAACACCCTCGGCCTGATCGGCGGCGTGGGCGGCACGATCACCCTCGCCGCCTACGGCTACTGGGTCAACGCCAAGGGCTGGACCAACACCGGCTGGATGAAGGTGATGCGCCTGGACAACCGCGTCGCCTACGCCACCACCGGCATCTTCGTCGTGGCCATGCTCTTCGTCGGCGCGGAACTGCTCCACTCCGCGAACGTCGCGATCGCGAGCGGCGACAAGGGCCTCATCCAGCTCAGCGACATCCTGGAGGACAAGTACGGCACGGCCACGGCGAAGTTCTTCCTGATCGGCTTCTTCGCCACGTCCTTCACGTCCCTCATCGGCGTCTGGCACGGCGTGAGCCTGATGTTCGCCGACTTCGTCGCCCGCTATCGGAAGCGCGGCGAGGTGAAGGGCGAGGAGGTCGCCTCCGGCGCGCGCGAGAAGTCCTGGCCCTTCCGCGCCTACCTGCTCTGGCTGACCTTCCCCCCGATCATCCTCCTCTTCCAGGGCCAGCCCTTCCGCCTGATCATCCTCTACGGCGTCCTCGGCGCCGCCTTCCTCCCCTTCCTGGCCGGCACCCTGATCTGGCTCCTCAACTCCTCCCGCGTACCGACCGAATGGCGCAACGGCCTCCTCAGCAACGCCATGCTGGCCATCGCGGGCCTGCTCTTCCTGGTCCTGTGCGTGAAGCAGATCTGGGACCAGCCGTGGGCGGACTTCTTCTAG
- a CDS encoding ATP-binding protein, protein MLQLSGAALPDPDPRYGAYPQPPLGAGHMSVEYDPRPSAVREARAEVRRQLEKWGLTDHEDILDAAELLVSELATNALLHSASRFRLTLTAAHGTLRCEVADHGRRTPQVLEAGTSESGRGMFLVAALARRWGCHQDGPGKTVWFELGTCGSDDCGRRRP, encoded by the coding sequence ATGCTGCAACTCTCCGGGGCAGCCCTCCCGGACCCCGACCCCCGGTACGGCGCGTACCCGCAGCCGCCCCTGGGCGCGGGCCACATGAGCGTCGAGTACGACCCCCGCCCCTCGGCCGTCCGCGAGGCCCGCGCGGAGGTGCGACGGCAGTTGGAGAAATGGGGCCTGACCGACCACGAGGACATACTCGACGCGGCGGAACTCCTGGTCAGCGAACTGGCCACGAACGCCCTGCTGCACTCCGCGAGCCGCTTCCGCCTCACCCTGACGGCCGCCCACGGCACCCTGCGCTGCGAGGTCGCCGACCACGGCCGCCGTACGCCACAGGTACTGGAGGCGGGCACCTCGGAGAGCGGCCGCGGGATGTTCCTCGTCGCCGCCCTGGCCCGCCGCTGGGGCTGCCACCAGGACGGCCCCGGCAAGACGGTCTGGTTCGAGCTGGGCACCTGCGGCTCCGACGACTGCGGCCGGAGACGGCCGTAG